A genomic region of Dreissena polymorpha isolate Duluth1 chromosome 4, UMN_Dpol_1.0, whole genome shotgun sequence contains the following coding sequences:
- the LOC127879758 gene encoding uncharacterized protein LOC127879758 isoform X2, translated as MQVVYSGGSTPTPSPRVNRKIHQGYGHPAFAPCPPVSNPTRHHSASKEKTESLLADSFLRDSIPAMPRCLAIACLILNILLPGLGTFVAGLSTLCGSTIRFKTMSTQKVILSNTSVAFLQFLTAFLFLLGWIWSIVWGVAFLTISDDYFKNFKRPSIALKQHPLRTSLDVEHANGSGSSSVNLTDCSTRLALHSRHLNKPIIARSSSADHPTHPLIIQTRTPSSSRSETSLLTKDTLPDSKPKPNRYLKPQYSEDDSKTSQPLNMEQIMIHSLPKAPVRRGILRREDTITSTASSTSCHDDQHG; from the exons ATGCAGGTTGTGTACAGCGGAGGGTCAACCCCAACACCGTCTCCAAGAGTAAATAGGAAAATACACCAGGGATATGGACACCCAGCGTTTGCACCCTGTCCTCCAGTGAGCAACCCGACCAGACACCATAGTGCATCAAAGGAGAAGACTGAAAGTCTCTTGGCGGACTCCTTTCTACGTGACTCGATCCCAGCTATGCCGAGATGTTTGGCAATCGCTTGTTTAATTTTGAATATTCTCTTACCGGGACTAG GAACGTTTGTGGCGGGTCTATCAACGCTCTGTGGAAGCACAATCCGCTTCAAGACCATGAGTACACAGAAGGTGATCCTGTCCAACACTTCGGTGGCATTTCTGCAGTTCCTGACAGCGTTCCTCTTCCTGCTCGGCTGGATCTGGAGTATCGTCTGGGGCGTCGCCTTTCTAACCATCTCAG ACGACTACTTTAAGAACTTCAAACGCCCGTCAATTGCTTTGAAGCAACATCCACTGCGGACATCATTGGACGTTGAACACGCCAACGGCTCAGGCTCGAGTAGCGTCAACCTTACCGATTGCTCCACAAGGCTTGCATTGCACTCCAGGCATTTAAATAAACCAATCATCGCTCGTTCTTCTTCTGCCGACCACCCAACGCATCCGCTTATCATCCAAACACGTACGCCCTCCTCCAGTAGATCAGAGACTTCATTGCTTACCAAGGACACTCTTCCTGACTCAAAACCTAAACCTAATAGGTATCTCAAACCTCAATATTCAGAAGACGACAGTAAAACCTCGCAGCCATTAAACATGGAGCAAATCATGATACACAGTCTCCCAAAGGCGCCTGTGAGACGGGGTATCCTGCGCAGAGAAGACACCATAACCAGCACAGCTAGCTCAACATCGTGTCATGACGATCAGCATGGGTAA